The nucleotide window GGCCCGGCCGCTGAGCGTCGTCGTGGCGCTGCTGCCGTTCCGGCTGCCCTGGCGTGAGCAGACACTGCTGTCATGGGCCGGACTGCGCGGCGCGGTGCCCATCATCCTGGCGACGATCCCCATGGTCGAGGGCGTCGAGGCCAACCGCCAGATCTTCAACATCGTCTTCGTCCTGGTCGTCGTCTACACCCTCCTACAGGGCCCGACACTGCCGTGGCTGGCCGCCAAGCTCCGCCTGGGCGGCGACCCGGAGGCCGCCGACCTCGGCATCGAGTCGGCCCCCCTGGAGCGCCTGCGCGGCCATCTCCTGTCCGTCGCCATCCCGGAGAAGTCCCGGATGCACGGCGTCGAGGTCAACGAACTGCGACTGCCCGCGGGCGCCGCCGTCACCCTCGTCGTCCGCGACGGCACGTCCTTCGTCCCCCTGCCGTCCACGGTGCTGCGGCGCGGCGACGAGCTGCTGGTGGTCGCCACCGATCCCGTCCGGGACGCCGCGGAGAAGCGGCTGAGGGCCGTCGGCCAGGGCGGAAAGCTGGCGGGGTGGCTGGGGGCCGGGAACGGCGCGTCGCGGAGTTAGGCGAGGGGGCCGGCGACCGGGTCGACGGCAGGTTCGTACCGTTCACACCCTCCTGAATCAGAGGCGGGGCCCGCCATAGTGCTCATTTTCACAGGTCACCCGCCCCATGTCCCTGTACGATGAAGGCGCACTTGATCGAACCAACTCTGTCTGAAGCAGAGCTGGCGCGAACGTATGGCGGCCGGGACGCCCTTTTCGAAGGGGCGCCGGCATCTACCGCAGTAGCGCAAGAGGACAGCTCTCGGCGCCCCCCGCACGGGCGCGCTACCAGGCGGCAGAAAGGCACGGGCCGTGGCATCCACGGTCACCTCCGACACGTCCCGCCCGGGATACGGGCAACTGCTGCGCACGCGCGGCGCCTGGACGTTCCTGCTCCCCGGCTTCGCCGCGCGCCAGCCGTTCGCGATGCTGACGATCTCCCTCGTGCTGCTCGTCCAGCACACCACCGGCTCGTACGGGGCGGCCGGCGCCGTCGCCGCCGTGACCGGTGTCTCGATGGCGCTGTTCGCGCCGTACAGCGGCCGTCTGGCGGACCGCCACGGCCAGCGGGCCGTCCTGATCCCCGGGATCCTCGTCCACGGCGTCGCGGGCCTCTCCCTGACCACGCTTGCGCTGATGGACGCCCCTCTGTGGGCGCTGTTCGCCGCCGCCGTGCCGACCGGGGCCTCGGTGCCGCAGATCGGGCCCATGGTCCGCGCCCGCTGGGGAGTGAGGCTCCAGGGCTCGCCCCTGATGACCACCGCGGCGGCCTTCGAGTCCGTCACCGACGAGCTGACCTTCGTGCTCGGCCCGCTGGTGGCGACCGCGCTGTGCACCACCGTGCACCCGGCCGCGGGCCTGGTCACGGAGGCCTCGCTGACACTGGTCGGCGGTCTGCTGTTCGCCGCGCAGAAGAGCACGCAGCCCGTGGTGGCCACCGCGCCGCACGCGCGCGTGGAGCACGCTCCCGCCCTCTCGGTCCCCGGGGTGCGCGTTCTGATCGCCACCTTCCTCGGCATCGGCGCGGTCTTCGGCGGTATGCAGGTCTCACTCGCCGCGTTCTCCGAGTCGATCGGCGAGCCCGGCATGAACGGCGTCCTGTACGGCGTCTTCGCGGCCGGCAACATGCTCTCGGGCATCGTCTGCGGCGCGATCGCCTGGAAGGTGGCCCCACAGCGGCGCCTGATCGTCGGCTACACGGCACTCGCGCTCGTGGCCTCCGCCCTGTGGACCGCCGACTCGGTGCTCGTCCTCGCCACGCTCGGCCTGCTGGTAGGCATGTGCATCGCGCCCACCCTGATCACCGGCTACACACTGGTCGACTCCCTGGTCCCCGCCGGCGCCCGCACGGAGGCCTTCACCTGGCTCACCGGCGCGGTCGCCCTCGGTCAGGCGGCCGCCGTGACGGTCGCCGGACAGCTGGAGGACCGGCTGTGGGACGGCGCCGGGTTCCTGGTGCCGATGGCCGGTACGGCACTGGCGCTGGCGACCCTGGTGGCGCTGCGCGGGCGGCTGGCGCCGCGGCGCGTGACCCGCATGGTCACCCGCCACGCGGCCCGTCGCGAACCTGTCGCGATCGGTGAGATGTGACCTGTGACTTCTCCGTGGAACGGGTCACTGTGAATCCACCGCTCACACGGCTTCCCACTTGCGCCAGAAGGCTCTCGTGGGGGTCAAGCCCCGACCGCCGCCCGTGGCAGGTGACGTGCGTTACTCCATTCGTTGGCGGCACGGGTTAACATGGACGATCGTTAGCACTCAACGAGTGAGAGTGCCAGGAGGAAGAACCAGTGCCGACGTACCAGTACCAGTGCACCGAATGCGGTGAGGGCCTCGAAGCGGTGCAGAAGTTCACCGACGACGCCCTGACCGAGTGCCCCAGCTGCAATGGCCGCCTCAAGAAGGTGTTCTCCGCGGTCGGCATCGTCTTCAAGGGCTCCGGCTTCTATCGGAACGACAGCCGTGGCTCGTCGTCGAGCAGCAGCCCGGCGTCGTCGAAGCCGGCGTCGTCGTCCTCGGACGCGAAGTCCTCGACTTCGTCGACGTCGTCCTCGTCGTCCTCGTCCGACTCGAAGTCGTCGTCCTCGGGCTCTT belongs to Streptomyces graminofaciens and includes:
- a CDS encoding MFS transporter encodes the protein MASTVTSDTSRPGYGQLLRTRGAWTFLLPGFAARQPFAMLTISLVLLVQHTTGSYGAAGAVAAVTGVSMALFAPYSGRLADRHGQRAVLIPGILVHGVAGLSLTTLALMDAPLWALFAAAVPTGASVPQIGPMVRARWGVRLQGSPLMTTAAAFESVTDELTFVLGPLVATALCTTVHPAAGLVTEASLTLVGGLLFAAQKSTQPVVATAPHARVEHAPALSVPGVRVLIATFLGIGAVFGGMQVSLAAFSESIGEPGMNGVLYGVFAAGNMLSGIVCGAIAWKVAPQRRLIVGYTALALVASALWTADSVLVLATLGLLVGMCIAPTLITGYTLVDSLVPAGARTEAFTWLTGAVALGQAAAVTVAGQLEDRLWDGAGFLVPMAGTALALATLVALRGRLAPRRVTRMVTRHAARREPVAIGEM
- a CDS encoding FmdB family zinc ribbon protein, translating into MPTYQYQCTECGEGLEAVQKFTDDALTECPSCNGRLKKVFSAVGIVFKGSGFYRNDSRGSSSSSSPASSKPASSSSDAKSSTSSTSSSSSSSDSKSSSSGSSSTSSSSAA